GAAAAAGGGAGATCTTTTGGTAAAACCAGAGAAATCGACTGAAACGAACCCGGGAGGGTTAGTCTGTAAAGATAAGTGTCAGCTTTCCCGCCTTGTTGAAATGGCGACGCATGATGATTTAACAAAGGTATTAAACCGAAAGGCTGTTTTCGCGACTCTTGAAAATGAAATGCGAAAGGTATTTAGACATAAGTATCCCGTTTCCATCCTGTTAATTGATCTGGATCATTTCAAAAATACCAATGATACGCTGGGTCATCTCAAGGGAGATTGGGTATTAAAAGAATCTTCAAAAAAGATGCAGTTCTCCCTGCGGCATGAAGATGTTCTTGGACGGTACGGAGGGGATGAATTTCTCGCGGTTCTCCCATTTACCGGTTTTGAAGGCGCCATGATCGTGGCGAAACGGTTAATTTCAGTTTTTAATTTACAACCCATAAGCTTTGAAAAAATAACGATTCCGCAGACCGTCAGTATCGGCGCGACGGCGCATCAGGAAGGGGACACGACAATTTCAATTTTGGATCGAGCGGACCGCGCGCTCTACCTGGCCAAAAAAGCAGGTCGTAACCGGTGTGAATGGATTTAACGGTTTTTTAGAGCCGTTTTTTTGATTTCATCGTAAATTGTTTTTACCCTTTTCCGGATCTCGGCCCTTGCGGCCCCGCCATCAATTACATAATCTGCCAGTTTTTTTTTTTTGTAAAAAGGCATCTGTGCGCGAATTCTTGTCAGAGATTCTTTCTTGGATAGATGGTTGCGTGTCATCAACCTGTTG
Above is a window of Nitrospirota bacterium DNA encoding:
- a CDS encoding GGDEF domain-containing protein, whose protein sequence is MVKPEKSTETNPGGLVCKDKCQLSRLVEMATHDDLTKVLNRKAVFATLENEMRKVFRHKYPVSILLIDLDHFKNTNDTLGHLKGDWVLKESSKKMQFSLRHEDVLGRYGGDEFLAVLPFTGFEGAMIVAKRLISVFNLQPISFEKITIPQTVSIGATAHQEGDTTISILDRADRALYLAKKAGRNRCEWI